In one window of Candidatus Cloacimonadota bacterium DNA:
- a CDS encoding chromate transporter, which yields MLLKIFLTFLKIGAFTIGGAYAMIPLIKKEVCSRHGWITEEEFLDGLAAAQSCPGPIAVNISIYTGYHVRGRSGMLMAVLGTILPSTISIIVIAMLFRQYADQVLVKRAFSALNPAVVALIAVPLIEMAKKSGINLRNVWFPLAIAITVGMLNVSPVYLILITIAYAVYEARK from the coding sequence TATTGGTGGCGCTTATGCAATGATCCCCCTCATCAAAAAAGAGGTGTGTTCTAGGCATGGGTGGATTACCGAAGAGGAGTTTCTGGACGGTCTTGCCGCTGCTCAAAGCTGTCCTGGCCCGATTGCTGTAAATATAAGCATCTATACTGGTTATCATGTGCGAGGCAGATCCGGCATGCTAATGGCAGTATTGGGAACTATTCTGCCCTCTACAATATCGATCATTGTTATCGCTATGTTGTTTCGTCAATATGCAGATCAAGTATTGGTGAAACGTGCGTTTTCTGCATTAAATCCGGCTGTGGTTGCACTTATAGCCGTGCCGCTGATTGAGATGGCAAAGAAAAGTGGGATAAATCTTAGAAATGTGTGGTTTCCTCTGGCAATAGCCATAACAGTTGGTATGCTCAATGTTTCGCCTGTTTATCTGATCCTGATCACTATCGCTTATGCCGTGTATGAGGCAAGAAAATGA